In the Populus trichocarpa isolate Nisqually-1 chromosome 1, P.trichocarpa_v4.1, whole genome shotgun sequence genome, one interval contains:
- the LOC7486625 gene encoding pleiotropic drug resistance protein 1 isoform X1 — translation MESGYLYRAGSSVRRGNSSGTFSNNAAADHQVFSLSSHGQDDDEEALKWAALEKLPTYDRLRKGILTTSTGAASEVEVQNLGFQERKNLVERLVNVAEEDNEKFLLKLKNRIDRVGIHVPTIEVRFEHLNVEAEAYVGSRALPTFFNYSVNMLEGVLNYLHILSSRKKHMWILKDVSGIIKPSRMTLLLGPPSSGKTTLLLALAGKLDHALKFSGRVTYNGHEMDEFVPQRTAAYISQHDLHIGEMTVRETLAFSARCQGVGSRYDMLAELSRREKEAGIKPDPDIDVFMKAAATEGQEDSVVIDYILKVLGLEVCADTLVGDEMLRGISGGQKKRVTTGEMLVGPAKALFMDEISTGLDSSTTYQIVNSIKQYVQILEGTALISLLQPAPETYDLFDDIILLSDGEIVYQGPREHVLRFFEYMGFKCPARKGVADFLQEVTSRKDQMQYWARRDVPYRFVTVKEFAEAFYSFHEGKRLGNELAVPFDKSKNHPAALTTKKYGVNKRELCKASFSREFLLMKRNSFVYAFKFIQLTIVAVIAMTLFLRTEMHRDSVTDGGIYVGAMFFIVVVIMFNGMAEISMTLAKLPVFYKQRDLLFFPAWIYALPTWILKIPITFIEVAIMVFITYFVIGFDPNVGRLFKHYLVLLLTNQMASGLFRTIAAVGRNMVVANTFGSFVLLLLFVLGGFVLSRDDIKKWWIWGFWTSPMMYAQNAVVVNEFLGKSWNHVLPNSTEPLGIEVLKSRGFFTEAYWYWLAVAALFGFTLLYNFLYILALAFLNPLGKPQQAGISEEPQSNNVGRIGEAIHLMNPGINSSLHTSAESIDEIGRSKSSRFTCNKQRGVIIPFEPHSITFDKVMYSVDMPQEMKSHGVHEDKLVLLKGVSGAFRPGVLTALMGISGAGKTTMMDVLAGRKTGGYIEGNITISGYPKKQETFARISGYCEQNDIHSPHITVYESLLYSAWLRLPTEVDIETRKMFVEEVMELVELNPLRQALVGLPGVDGLSTEQRKRLTIAVELVANPSIIFMDEPTSGLDARAAAIVMRTVRNTVDTGRTVVCTIHQPSIDIFEAFDELFLLKRGGQEIYVGPLGRLSCHLIKYFEGIEGVNKIKDGYNPATWMLEVTSTAEELALGVDFAEIYRSSELFRRNRALIKDLSTPAPGSKDLYFSTQYSRSFFTQCLACLWKQHWSYWRNPPYTAIRFLSTTVIGLIFGTMFWDIGSKITKRQDLFNAMGSMYTAVLFLGVQNAASVQPVVAVERTVFYRERAAGMYSALPYAFAQVLIELPYIFVQAAVYGVIVYSMIGFGWTISKFFWYLYFMYFTLLYFTFYGMMAVAVSPNHQIASVISAAFYGIWNVFSGFVIPRSRMPLWWRWYSWICPVFWTLYGLVASQFGDMKDRLETGETVEQFVTIYLDFKHDFLGVVAAVILGFTVLFAITFAISIKLFNFQRR, via the exons ATGGAAAGTGGTTATCTTTACAGAGCCGGTAGCAGTGTAAGAAGAGGAAACTCTTCAGGAACATTTAGTAACAATGCAGCTGCAGATCATCAAGTTTTTTCACTTTCTTCTCACGGACAAGACGACGATGAAGAGGCTTTAAAATGGGCGGCATTAGAGAAACTACCAACCTATGATCGTTTGAGGAAAGGTATATTAACCACGTCCACAGGTGCTGCTAGTGAAGTGGAGGTGCAGAATCTTGGGTTCCAAGAAAGGAAGAATTTGGTGGAGAGGTTGGTCAATGTAGCAGAAGAGGACAATGAGAAGTTCTTGTTAAAGCTCAAGAACCGTATTGATAG AGTTGGAATTCATGTTCCCACAATTGAAGTTCGATTCGAGCATCTAAATGTTGAAGCAGAAGCCTATGTAGGAAGTAGAGCTTTGCCTACATTCTTTAACTACTCTGTTAATATGCTGGAG ggtGTCTTGAACTATCTCCATATTCTTTCTAGTAGAAAGAAACATATGTGGATCCTTAAGGATGTTAGCGGTATCATCAAGCCATCGAG AATGACATTGCTTTTGGGCCCTCCAAGTTCCGGAAAGACAACGCTTTTGTTAGCTTTGGCTGGAAAGCTTGATCATGCTCTAAAG TTTTCAGGGAGGGTGACTTATAATGGTCATGAAATGGATGAGTTTGTACCGCAAAGAACTGCTGCCTATATCAGTCAACACGATCTGCATATAGGAGAAATGACTGTAAGGGAAACCTTGGCCTTTTCTGCAAGATGCCAAGGGGTTGGAAGCCGTTATG ATATGTTAGCAGAATTAtcgagaagggagaaagaagcgGGGATCAAACCTGATCCTGATATTGATGTCTTCATGAAG GCTGCAGCGACAGAAGGTCAGGAGGACAGTGTGGTGATAGATTACATTCTGAAG GTTTTAGGACTGGAAGTCTGCGCGGATACATTGGTCGGGGATGAAATGCTGCGGGGTATTTCTGGAGGACAAAAGAAGCGTGTTACCACAG GTGAGATGCTGGTTGGACCAGCAAAGGCACTGTTTATGGATGAGATATCTACTGGATTGGATAGCTCAACAACGTACCAGATTGTGAACTCCATCAAGCAATATGTCCAAATTCTTGAGGGAACTGCTCTCATCTCTCTCCTCCAGCCAGCGCCAGAGACTTATGATCTCTTTGATGACATTATTCTTCTCTCAGATGGCGAGATAGTGTATCAGGGACCTCGTGAGCATGTCCTCAGGTTTTTTGAATATATGGGCTTCAAGTGTCCTGCAAGGAAAGGTGTGGCAGACTTCTTGCAAGAA GTGACATCAAGGAAAGATCAGATGCAGTATTGGGCACGACGAGATGTGCCATACAGATTTGTCACAGTCAAAGAATTTGCCGAGGCATTCTATTCGTTTCATGAAGGAAAGAGACTTGGAAATGAGCTTGCAGTTCCATTTGATAAGAGCAAGAACCACCCAGCTGCTTTGACTACCAAGAAATACGGAGTTAATAAGAGAGAGCTATGCAAAGCTTCTTTCTCAAGAGAATTCTTACTCATGAAAAGGAACTCATTCGTCTACGCCTTCAAGTTCATTCAA CTGACAATAGTCGCAGTGATTGCGATGACACTCTTTCTACGGACTGAAATGCACCGAGACTCGGTAACCGATGGAGGAATTTATGTGGGCGCTATGTTCTTCATTGTGGTTGTGATCATGTTTAATGGTATGGCTGAGATTTCCATGACCCTTGCAAAGCTTCCTGTGTTCTACAAGCAAAGGGACCTTCTATTCTTTCCTGCTTGGATATATGCTCTTCCTACATGGATCCTTAAAATCCCTATCACTTTCATCGAAGTTGCTATTATGGTTTTCATTACGTATTTTGTCATTGGATTTGATCCAAATGTAGGAAg GTTGTTTAAGCATTACCTCGTGCTCTTATTAACAAATCAGATGGCTTCTGGATTATTCCGAACCATTGCTGCTGTTGGCAGGAACATGGTTGTTGCTAACACCTTCGGGTCATTTGTACTTCTCTTGCTGTTTGTTTTGGGTGGCTTTGTCTTGTCACGAG ATGACATAAAGAAATGGTGGATTTGGGGCTTCTGGACATCACCCATGATGTATGCGCAGAATGCAGTTGTCGTGAACGAGTTTCTTGGAAAGAGTTGGAACCAT GTTCTTCCAAACTCAACGGAGCCATTGGGAATTGAAGTTCTGAAGTCTCGTGGGTTCTTCACAGAAGCATATTGGTATTGGTTAGCAGTAGCAGCATTGTTTGGATTCACTCTACTATACAACTTCTTGTACATTTTGGCTCTCGCTTTTCTCAACC CATTAGGAAAGCCACAACAGGCTGGTATATCAGAAGAACCTCAAAGCAACAACGTTGGTAGAATAGGAGAAGCCATTCATTTAATGAACCCTGGAATTAACTCTAGCCTCCACACAAGTGCAG AGAGCAtagatgaaattggaagaagCAAGTCATCAAGGTTCACATGTAACAAACAAAGGGGGGTCATTATTCCATTCGAACCACATTCTATAACGTTTGATAAAGTTATGTACTCAGTTGACATGCCACAG GAAATGAAAAGTCATGGTGTTCATGAAGATAAATTGGTACTGTTGAAGGGTGTGAGTGGCGCATTTAGGCCAGGTGTTCTCACAGCTTTAATGGGCATCAGTGGTGCTGGTAAAACCACAATGATGGATGTTCTTGCTGGTAGGAAAACTGGTGGATATATTGAGGGGAACATCACAATTTCTGGGTATCCGAAGAAGCAAGAAACATTTGCTAGAATATCTGGATACTGTGAGCAAAATGACATCCACTCACCACATATTACTGTCTATGAGTCCTTGCTCTACTCAGCTTGGCTTCGTCTTCCCACTGAAGTAGACATTGAAACTAGAAAA ATGTTCGTTGAGGAGGTCATGGAGCTTGTAGAACTGAATCCATTGAGGCAAGCTTTAGTTGGATTGCCTGGTGTAGATGGTCTGTCAACTGAGCAACGGAAGCGACTAACCATTGCAGTTGAGCTAGTGGCAAACccctcaattatttttatggatgaaCCAACTTCAGGGCTTGATGCAAGAGCAGCTGCTATTGTTATGAGAACAGTTAGGAACACAGTGGACACAGGAAGAACAGTTGTCTGCACCATCCATCAACCAAGCATTGACATATTTGAAGCTTTTGATGag TTGTTTCTACTGAAGAGAGGAGGACAAGAGATATATGTGGGGCCATTGGGTCGACTTTCTTGCCATCTGATCAAGTATTTTGAG GGAATTGAAGGAgtcaacaaaatcaaagatgGTTACAATCCGGCTACTTGGATGTTGGAAGTGACCAGTACAGCAGAAGAATTGGCTCTGGGGGTTGATTTTGCTGAAATATATAGAAGTTCAGAATTGTTTAG GAGAAACAGAGCTCTCATAAAGGATTTGAGCACTCCTGCTCCTGGTTCGAAGGACCTCTATTTCTCTACTCAATATTCGCGATCATTTTTCACCCAGTGTTTGGCTTGCTTATGGAAACAGCACTGGTCGTACTGGCGCAACCCTCCATACACTGCTATCAGATTTCTCTCTACAACAGTCATAGGCTTGATCTTTGGAACAATGTTTTGGGATATTGGCTCCAAAAT AACAAAGCGACAAGATCTTTTTAATGCAATGGGTTCAATGTATACCGCTGTTCTCTTTCTTGGTGTCCAAAATGCCGCGTCTGTTCAGCCTGTGGTAGCAGTTGAGCGAACTGTCTTTTACAGAGAGAGAGCTGCTGGAATGTACTCTGCCTTGCCGTATGCCTTTGCACAG GTTCTCATTGAGCTTCCATATATTTTTGTCCAAGCTGCAGTTTATGGTGTTATAGTCTATTCAATGATTGGATTCGGATGGACCATCTCAAAGTTCTTCTGGTATCTGTATTTCATGTACTTCACGCTACTGTATTTCACCTTCTATGGCATGATGGCCGTGGCCGTGTCACCAAATCACCAAATTGCGTCTGTAATTTCTGCTGCATTTTATGGAATCTGGAATGTATTTTCAGGATTCGTAATCCCACGATCT CGGATGCCTTTGTGGTGGAGATGGTACTCTTGGATATGTCCAGTCTTTTGGACCCTGTATGGACTGGTTGCCTCCCAGTTTGGGGATATGAAGGATAGACTTGAAACTGGTGAAACAGTGGAGCAATTCGTGACAATTTATTTGGATTTCAAACATGATTTTCTTGGAGTTGTTGCAGCTGTGATTCTTGGGTTTACAGTCCTTTTTGCAATAACTTTCGCCATTTCCATCAAGCTCTTCAATTTCCAAAGGCGATAG
- the LOC7486625 gene encoding pleiotropic drug resistance protein 1 isoform X2, whose translation MESGYLYRAGSSVRRGNSSGTFSNNAAADHQVFSLSSHGQDDDEEALKWAALEKLPTYDRLRKGILTTSTGAASEVEVQNLGFQERKNLVERLVNVAEEDNEKFLLKLKNRIDRVGIHVPTIEVRFEHLNVEAEAYVGSRALPTFFNYSVNMLEGVLNYLHILSSRKKHMWILKDVSGIIKPSRMTLLLGPPSSGKTTLLLALAGKLDHALKFSGRVTYNGHEMDEFVPQRTAAYISQHDLHIGEMTVRETLAFSARCQGVGSRYDMLAELSRREKEAGIKPDPDIDVFMKAAATEGQEDSVVIDYILKVLGLEVCADTLVGDEMLRGISGGQKKRVTTGEMLVGPAKALFMDEISTGLDSSTTYQIVNSIKQYVQILEGTALISLLQPAPETYDLFDDIILLSDGEIVYQGPREHVLRFFEYMGFKCPARKGVADFLQEVTSRKDQMQYWARRDVPYRFVTVKEFAEAFYSFHEGKRLGNELAVPFDKSKNHPAALTTKKYGVNKRELCKASFSREFLLMKRNSFVYAFKFIQLTIVAVIAMTLFLRTEMHRDSVTDGGIYVGAMFFIVVVIMFNGMAEISMTLAKLPVFYKQRDLLFFPAWIYALPTWILKIPITFIEVAIMVFITYFVIGFDPNVGRLFKHYLVLLLTNQMASGLFRTIAAVGRNMVVANTFGSFVLLLLFVLGGFVLSRDDIKKWWIWGFWTSPMMYAQNAVVVNEFLGKSWNHVLPNSTEPLGIEVLKSRGFFTEAYWYWLAVAALFGFTLLYNFLYILALAFLNPLGKPQQAGISEEPQSNNVGRIGEAIHLMNPGINSSLHTSAESIDEIGRSKSSRFTCNKQRGVIIPFEPHSITFDKVMYSVDMPQEMKSHGVHEDKLVLLKGVSGAFRPGVLTALMGISGAGKTTMMDVLAGRKTGGYIEGNITISGYPKKQETFARISGYCEQNDIHSPHITVYESLLYSAWLRLPTEVDIETRKMFVEEVMELVELNPLRQALVGLPGVDGLSTEQRKRLTIAVELVANPSIIFMDEPTSGLDARAAAIVMRTVRNTVDTGRTVVCTIHQPSIDIFEAFDELFLLKRGGQEIYVGPLGRLSCHLIKYFEGIEGVNKIKDGYNPATWMLEVTSTAEELALGVDFAEIYRSSELFRISRGASYWIHC comes from the exons ATGGAAAGTGGTTATCTTTACAGAGCCGGTAGCAGTGTAAGAAGAGGAAACTCTTCAGGAACATTTAGTAACAATGCAGCTGCAGATCATCAAGTTTTTTCACTTTCTTCTCACGGACAAGACGACGATGAAGAGGCTTTAAAATGGGCGGCATTAGAGAAACTACCAACCTATGATCGTTTGAGGAAAGGTATATTAACCACGTCCACAGGTGCTGCTAGTGAAGTGGAGGTGCAGAATCTTGGGTTCCAAGAAAGGAAGAATTTGGTGGAGAGGTTGGTCAATGTAGCAGAAGAGGACAATGAGAAGTTCTTGTTAAAGCTCAAGAACCGTATTGATAG AGTTGGAATTCATGTTCCCACAATTGAAGTTCGATTCGAGCATCTAAATGTTGAAGCAGAAGCCTATGTAGGAAGTAGAGCTTTGCCTACATTCTTTAACTACTCTGTTAATATGCTGGAG ggtGTCTTGAACTATCTCCATATTCTTTCTAGTAGAAAGAAACATATGTGGATCCTTAAGGATGTTAGCGGTATCATCAAGCCATCGAG AATGACATTGCTTTTGGGCCCTCCAAGTTCCGGAAAGACAACGCTTTTGTTAGCTTTGGCTGGAAAGCTTGATCATGCTCTAAAG TTTTCAGGGAGGGTGACTTATAATGGTCATGAAATGGATGAGTTTGTACCGCAAAGAACTGCTGCCTATATCAGTCAACACGATCTGCATATAGGAGAAATGACTGTAAGGGAAACCTTGGCCTTTTCTGCAAGATGCCAAGGGGTTGGAAGCCGTTATG ATATGTTAGCAGAATTAtcgagaagggagaaagaagcgGGGATCAAACCTGATCCTGATATTGATGTCTTCATGAAG GCTGCAGCGACAGAAGGTCAGGAGGACAGTGTGGTGATAGATTACATTCTGAAG GTTTTAGGACTGGAAGTCTGCGCGGATACATTGGTCGGGGATGAAATGCTGCGGGGTATTTCTGGAGGACAAAAGAAGCGTGTTACCACAG GTGAGATGCTGGTTGGACCAGCAAAGGCACTGTTTATGGATGAGATATCTACTGGATTGGATAGCTCAACAACGTACCAGATTGTGAACTCCATCAAGCAATATGTCCAAATTCTTGAGGGAACTGCTCTCATCTCTCTCCTCCAGCCAGCGCCAGAGACTTATGATCTCTTTGATGACATTATTCTTCTCTCAGATGGCGAGATAGTGTATCAGGGACCTCGTGAGCATGTCCTCAGGTTTTTTGAATATATGGGCTTCAAGTGTCCTGCAAGGAAAGGTGTGGCAGACTTCTTGCAAGAA GTGACATCAAGGAAAGATCAGATGCAGTATTGGGCACGACGAGATGTGCCATACAGATTTGTCACAGTCAAAGAATTTGCCGAGGCATTCTATTCGTTTCATGAAGGAAAGAGACTTGGAAATGAGCTTGCAGTTCCATTTGATAAGAGCAAGAACCACCCAGCTGCTTTGACTACCAAGAAATACGGAGTTAATAAGAGAGAGCTATGCAAAGCTTCTTTCTCAAGAGAATTCTTACTCATGAAAAGGAACTCATTCGTCTACGCCTTCAAGTTCATTCAA CTGACAATAGTCGCAGTGATTGCGATGACACTCTTTCTACGGACTGAAATGCACCGAGACTCGGTAACCGATGGAGGAATTTATGTGGGCGCTATGTTCTTCATTGTGGTTGTGATCATGTTTAATGGTATGGCTGAGATTTCCATGACCCTTGCAAAGCTTCCTGTGTTCTACAAGCAAAGGGACCTTCTATTCTTTCCTGCTTGGATATATGCTCTTCCTACATGGATCCTTAAAATCCCTATCACTTTCATCGAAGTTGCTATTATGGTTTTCATTACGTATTTTGTCATTGGATTTGATCCAAATGTAGGAAg GTTGTTTAAGCATTACCTCGTGCTCTTATTAACAAATCAGATGGCTTCTGGATTATTCCGAACCATTGCTGCTGTTGGCAGGAACATGGTTGTTGCTAACACCTTCGGGTCATTTGTACTTCTCTTGCTGTTTGTTTTGGGTGGCTTTGTCTTGTCACGAG ATGACATAAAGAAATGGTGGATTTGGGGCTTCTGGACATCACCCATGATGTATGCGCAGAATGCAGTTGTCGTGAACGAGTTTCTTGGAAAGAGTTGGAACCAT GTTCTTCCAAACTCAACGGAGCCATTGGGAATTGAAGTTCTGAAGTCTCGTGGGTTCTTCACAGAAGCATATTGGTATTGGTTAGCAGTAGCAGCATTGTTTGGATTCACTCTACTATACAACTTCTTGTACATTTTGGCTCTCGCTTTTCTCAACC CATTAGGAAAGCCACAACAGGCTGGTATATCAGAAGAACCTCAAAGCAACAACGTTGGTAGAATAGGAGAAGCCATTCATTTAATGAACCCTGGAATTAACTCTAGCCTCCACACAAGTGCAG AGAGCAtagatgaaattggaagaagCAAGTCATCAAGGTTCACATGTAACAAACAAAGGGGGGTCATTATTCCATTCGAACCACATTCTATAACGTTTGATAAAGTTATGTACTCAGTTGACATGCCACAG GAAATGAAAAGTCATGGTGTTCATGAAGATAAATTGGTACTGTTGAAGGGTGTGAGTGGCGCATTTAGGCCAGGTGTTCTCACAGCTTTAATGGGCATCAGTGGTGCTGGTAAAACCACAATGATGGATGTTCTTGCTGGTAGGAAAACTGGTGGATATATTGAGGGGAACATCACAATTTCTGGGTATCCGAAGAAGCAAGAAACATTTGCTAGAATATCTGGATACTGTGAGCAAAATGACATCCACTCACCACATATTACTGTCTATGAGTCCTTGCTCTACTCAGCTTGGCTTCGTCTTCCCACTGAAGTAGACATTGAAACTAGAAAA ATGTTCGTTGAGGAGGTCATGGAGCTTGTAGAACTGAATCCATTGAGGCAAGCTTTAGTTGGATTGCCTGGTGTAGATGGTCTGTCAACTGAGCAACGGAAGCGACTAACCATTGCAGTTGAGCTAGTGGCAAACccctcaattatttttatggatgaaCCAACTTCAGGGCTTGATGCAAGAGCAGCTGCTATTGTTATGAGAACAGTTAGGAACACAGTGGACACAGGAAGAACAGTTGTCTGCACCATCCATCAACCAAGCATTGACATATTTGAAGCTTTTGATGag TTGTTTCTACTGAAGAGAGGAGGACAAGAGATATATGTGGGGCCATTGGGTCGACTTTCTTGCCATCTGATCAAGTATTTTGAG GGAATTGAAGGAgtcaacaaaatcaaagatgGTTACAATCCGGCTACTTGGATGTTGGAAGTGACCAGTACAGCAGAAGAATTGGCTCTGGGGGTTGATTTTGCTGAAATATATAGAAGTTCAGAATTGTTTAG GATATCGAGAGGAGCTTCATACTGGATTCATTGTTGA